A region from the Chionomys nivalis chromosome 22, mChiNiv1.1, whole genome shotgun sequence genome encodes:
- the Mmadhc gene encoding cobalamin trafficking protein CblD isoform X1 → MAHVLCNRARLVSYLPGFCSLVRRVINPKAFSTAGSSGSDESHVATAPPDICSRTVWPDETMGPFGPQDQRFQLPGNMGFDCHLNGTASQKKSLTHKTLPDVLAEPLSTERHEFVMAQYVNEFQSSNAPAEQEINSAETYFENARVECVIQTCPELLQRDFESLFPEVANNKLMILTVTQKTENDMTVWSEEVELEREMLLEKFINGAKEICYALRAEGYWADFIDPSSGLAFFGPYTNNTLFETDERYRHLGFSVDDLGCCKVIRHSLWGTHVFVGSIFTNAAADSHIMQKLSGN, encoded by the exons ATGGCTCAT GTGCTCTGTAACAGGGCCAGACTGGTTTCCTATCTGCCCGGATTCTGTTCTTTAGTGAGAAGAGTTATCAATCCAAAAGCCTTTTCAACTGCAGGGTCTTCAGGGTCTGATGAGTCTCATGTGGCCACTGCACCCCCAGATATAT GCTCCCGAACAGTATGGCCTGATGAAACTATGGGACCATTTGGCCCTCAGGATCAGAGATTCCAGCTTCCTGGGAATATGGGCTTCGACTGTCACCTCAATGGtactgcttcacagaagaaaagctTGACCCATAAAACTTTGCCTGATGTTTTAGCAGAGCCTCTTTCAACAGAGAGACATGAATTTGTAATGGCACAGTATGTGAATGAGTTTCAG AGTAGCAATGCACCTGCTGAACAAGAAATTAACAGTGCAGAAACTTACTTTGAAAATGCCAGAGTGGAGTGTGTGATCCAAACATGTCCAGAACTGCTGCAAAGAG attttgagTCACTTTTTCCAGAAGTGGCTAATAACAAACTAATGATTCTGACCGTgacacagaaaactgaaaatgacATGACTGTTTGGAGCGAAGAGGTAGAACTTGAAAGAGAGATGCTCTTGGAGAAG TTCATTAATGGTGCTAAGGAAATTTGCTATGCTCTTCGGGCTGAAGGATATTGGGCTGACTTCATTGACCCATCATCTGGTTTGGCA TTTTTTGGACCATATACAAACAACACACTTTTTGAAACAGATGAACGTTACCGGCATTTAGGATTCTCTGTTGATGACCTTGGCTGCTGTAAAGTGATCCGTCACAGTCTCTGGGGTACTCATGTGTTTGTAGGAAGTATCTTCACTAATGCTGCAGCAGACAGCCATATCATGCAGAAGCTCAGCGGAAACTAG
- the Mmadhc gene encoding cobalamin trafficking protein CblD isoform X2: MGPFGPQDQRFQLPGNMGFDCHLNGTASQKKSLTHKTLPDVLAEPLSTERHEFVMAQYVNEFQSSNAPAEQEINSAETYFENARVECVIQTCPELLQRDFESLFPEVANNKLMILTVTQKTENDMTVWSEEVELEREMLLEKFINGAKEICYALRAEGYWADFIDPSSGLAFFGPYTNNTLFETDERYRHLGFSVDDLGCCKVIRHSLWGTHVFVGSIFTNAAADSHIMQKLSGN; the protein is encoded by the exons ATGGGACCATTTGGCCCTCAGGATCAGAGATTCCAGCTTCCTGGGAATATGGGCTTCGACTGTCACCTCAATGGtactgcttcacagaagaaaagctTGACCCATAAAACTTTGCCTGATGTTTTAGCAGAGCCTCTTTCAACAGAGAGACATGAATTTGTAATGGCACAGTATGTGAATGAGTTTCAG AGTAGCAATGCACCTGCTGAACAAGAAATTAACAGTGCAGAAACTTACTTTGAAAATGCCAGAGTGGAGTGTGTGATCCAAACATGTCCAGAACTGCTGCAAAGAG attttgagTCACTTTTTCCAGAAGTGGCTAATAACAAACTAATGATTCTGACCGTgacacagaaaactgaaaatgacATGACTGTTTGGAGCGAAGAGGTAGAACTTGAAAGAGAGATGCTCTTGGAGAAG TTCATTAATGGTGCTAAGGAAATTTGCTATGCTCTTCGGGCTGAAGGATATTGGGCTGACTTCATTGACCCATCATCTGGTTTGGCA TTTTTTGGACCATATACAAACAACACACTTTTTGAAACAGATGAACGTTACCGGCATTTAGGATTCTCTGTTGATGACCTTGGCTGCTGTAAAGTGATCCGTCACAGTCTCTGGGGTACTCATGTGTTTGTAGGAAGTATCTTCACTAATGCTGCAGCAGACAGCCATATCATGCAGAAGCTCAGCGGAAACTAG